Genomic segment of Halocalculus aciditolerans:
CCGTCCCGTCGAACTTCTGGTTCGGCACTTTATCACTCGACCCGACTGCCACTCCGTTCGTGTTCGCGGCCATAACCGGCCCGACCGCCGACAGGGCGAGGACCGAGACGAGCAGAATCGTCGCGAACTTCTTGAATTTCTCTTGCATTTGTTAGTTTTCGCGGCGGTTCCGGTCGCCACCCGTCACTGTCCGAGTCCGTTCGTCCCGGCGAGCCTCCGCCTCTGCGAGCTTCAACGCGGCACCCACGACGAGGACGCCGACGAGAAGCACACCGAGGCGTCCCGCAGAGAAGATGTCACCAGCGCCGTAGGCCACGGCGAGGAGTCCGCCCAGCGCCGTCACGCGGGCCGAGAGAGGCCACACAGTCGACAAAAGTTCCATTTCCCGGAGGTCCGGGAGTTCGGCTGTCGCCGAGGCAGCCGTCCCACCGTCGGCGAGGAGGTCGCGCGGATTCTTCTGCTCCCGCGCTTCCAACTCCATGAGTTCCTGGCGGAGCTCCTCTTTCCTCTTCTTAGTCATGCGGTCCTCCGGGCCGGCCGGAGGCCGATGATGGACTCGATGCGTCTCCGGTATCTCGACAGCGATGCGAGCCGCTGACTCGCTTCTTGGGCCGTCGAGAGGCCGTCGTGCCCGCTCGAAGCGGGATTCTGTTTCTTCGTCATCGCGATGTTCGCGCCGCGCAAAATCGAGCGAAAAGGACACTGGGGGTACAGCCGTGCATGGGCTCAGTGCCGTCCGCCCGGTAGGCGGCGACGGCCATAACTCTATTATGCACCCACCTAAACTATCCACAAGTATACAGGTACTCTAGAGTACCTGTATACGCGCTCGCGAAGGAATCGGTATTCCCGCGCCATTTATATGCCACCATCTCGGTAGTGATGTCAATGCCCGAGGAGACTCACTCCGGAAACACGACTGCGCAGGGACACCACCAGAACGACAGCGTGTCGGCCACTATCCCCCAGGATGTCGCTAAAGCCCACGGAATCGAGGACGGAGACCTCATTCACTTCGAGACGGCAGACAGCGACGAGACCGTTCGATTCTGGAACCTGAGCGAAAACCGCGACGACGAATAGCGCCCGACACCAACCTTCTTCTCGGCCCTCCCCCCATCGGACCCTACTTCAACAGTGACGACGCCGACTCGGACGCCCCGAGCCCGAGGACGTCGGACGCCTCGACCGCGACGAAGTCGGGTTCCGGTCCGAGATACTCCTCGCGGAACGTCTCGCGTCCTTTCTCGTTCATCACCCAGCCGCCCCACCCCATCACGAGCGTCTCCGCGATAGGGACGTTCGCCATCGCGAGTTTATAGTACGTGTCCGTCGCCCACGTCCTCCGGAGGTCGTGCATCCCGACCTCGCGCCACTCCTCGGCGTCGTCGTCGCGACCGTCGTCTTCGAGCGAGTCCGCGATCTGGTTTCTCGCCCCCTCCATCCACGACCGGAGCGTCCGGGTCGCCCGTCCGACGAGCGGCTCGTCCTTCCGGAGGCCGGCGGAGTTCGCGAGGCGCTCGGCGAGGTCGCGGACCTCCTGCGGGACCGGCACTTCTCGGTCACCGGTCTTTCCCTCCTCGATGGCGACTTTCCACACCGACCCGTCCGCAGATGTCGCGCGCCGAAAATTCCTCCGCTCGACCGCTTCGATTTCGGCTGTCCGGAGGCCGCACAGTCCGAGCGACATCGCGAGTTCTCTCCTGGTGTCGTTCTCGACTGTCGCGAGGAGCGCCTCCTGCTCGTTCGTCGATAGCCAGCACTTCATCCCGTCTTTCGTTGAGTAGGGTCGTGTTTGCATTACCGGATTCATTCACATATGCACCTTCCCGGCACTTGATGGTGCCGGGGAACGGGATTTGGGCGTCGATTCGTCGTCGAGGACGACGAGGTCGCGCCCGATCCGGCCGAGAATAGTCGAAAGTCGGCATCCACACCACGCCCGCGTAGCACTACGCGTGAGCGGTCGACGACGTTTTGTTGGTGATTCGAGACAACCGTAACCTACCCGACACAAACAGCCGAAGGATATAGCGATATGCGATATACCCGTCGGAACGCCGAAGGCGTCACTCCCCAAACTGCTCCCCATGACCGCCGACGCCGACGACGTCCTCGACGCGCTCCGCGAGCTCACCAACGACGCCGACCCCGTCCACGACGCCCCCGAGGTCGCCGACGTCGTCGACGGAACGCGCCGAACCGTCCTCGGTCGCCTCGACGTCCTGGAGGCGCGCGGCGACGTCGCCTCGAAGCCCGTCGGCCGCGGTCGCGTCTGGTGGCCCGTTCCGCTGGCGGAGTTTCTGGCGGAACCGTCAGCGGCTCCGTCGGCGGTTCCGCCAGCGGAAAATCGGGGTGGTGAGGAGAGTCCGCCAGCGGAACCGTCGGCCGAACCTCCGGAGGAACCGTCAGCGGGTCCCGGCGGCGACGGTCTACGCGAGCGAGCGAAGGACGCCCTCGACGACGTCGACGTCCCTGCCCGAGGTCGCGACCAAGAGCGAGCGCGAAAAAATGCCGTCCTCTGGGCGTGGGACTTCCTCCGCGAGAACGCACCCACCGGAACCAGAGACATCGCGAACGCCGTCTTCTACGAGTTCGAGGACGACCCCGACTTCGGCTACTCCGCCGCCTCCTCCCGCTACGACGGCTACTCCGCGTGGGACTCCTGCATCCGCGACGCTCTCGCCCAGCTCCCCGGCGTCCACTCACCCGGACAAGGAGGAACCGTCTGGAAATTCGACCCCGAATGACTGAACGCGCACGCCTTACGCGCGAGCGTTCACCAAAACCGAAGAAGAAGCCTATTTGCGGTCGTCAGAGAGGATTGCGAGCGTTACCTCCCGGTTCGCGAACTCACTCCCCAGCGACAGCCGTCCGTCCGTCGGGACCGTCTCCGTGTCCGGGCCGCCGAGTCGTTCGAGCGTGTCCGGGTCGACGACCGCGAACGTCACGGTCGCGCCGCCGAACTCAAGGCCCAGTGGGAAACGCCCGCGTTCGTCCGTCTCTTCCGTCTTCGTAGAGGACGCCGACGATAGAAACCCTGCGCTCATCGGTTCATCACGGGCTTTAGCCCGTAGACGGAGTGGTGGATGGGAGTGTCTTCGAGTTCGACGGCTTCGACGTCGTCGACGAACACGAGCTGGAGGATCGTCCCCGACTCCTCGTACAGGTCGCCGTAGGCGTGGAGAACCCGACTCTCGGCTTTCGGCTGGAACGAGAGGTAGAGGTCGTCGTTCTCCGCGTCGTAGTACGCGTACGAGTCGCTCGTGTTGGCGGTGTGGATGCGAACGGCTTTGCCGTCGACGAACGCGTCGTGGATCTTCGCGAATCGCTCCTGGAAGACTTCCGCGCGGTCGTCATTCTTCGATTCTTCAACGAGTTGGGCGAGTATGTCAGTCATCTTAGTTACCCTCCTCAAGCTCCGAAACGCGCATCCGCGGACTCGTCGCGCCCGGCTGGTAGTCGGTCTCGGTCTCGACGAGGTACTTGCCGTCGACGTCGAACCGCTGGGTCGTGCTCGACCCCTCGGAGTTAGTCCCGAGGTGGCGGCCGTCTCCGTTGTCCTCGCGGCCCGGCCGGTCGTCGCGCGGACCAGCGACGAAGGTTGCGTTGTCGACCGTGTAGCGCTTCAGCGGCAGTTTCTCGTTGAGAATCTCAACCTCCGCGGCGTGCCAGCCGGTGCCGGCGAGGTCCGCGAGGTCGTCGAACGATGCTTCGGTCGCTTCGGTGGTCTTCGTCACCATCGTATTACCCACAAACACCCATACCCACTTAAACTTTACCCAAATCCGCCCAATTTTACCCAGTTTTGCCCGGTTGCGCCCAGCGAGCCTCGAACCTCGAACCGCCGTAGACGTCGTACGCCGGCACCACCGACGCGTCCGAGGACACCAGACACGGGTAGTAGAGCGGCTTTGACTCCCCAGCCGCGAACTCCTCCATCGCCCAGAGATTGCCCTTGATGTCGAGGTTCGCGACGTGAACCTCCTCCGCGCACGACTCGCACGACCGATGCGGCAGCCTGTACGTCGGCTTCGTCGCGACGCCGTCGACGAGCGCGCCCCACGAGTTGTTCTGATAAATTTGCGTGTCCTCCGACGTCAGGTTCTTTACCAGCACGCGCGAAGTCCCGGGGCTGTTGCACACGCTAATTTTGTGAAAGAAGGTCGTGCTGTGAGTCGGTGAAGCGGACTGTCAGCAGGCCGGCGAACTATTCTCTGAAGTTGATATAATCGCGGTGGAACTCGTCCCGGTACCGCTGCTGCCCGAGCGTCATGAACCGGCTGGCGCGGATCGGCGGTCGCTTCCGAGCGTTGTCGTCCAGGTGCTGCCGTCGCGCCTTCACGTTCGCCGCCACCCACCCGTTGTAGGCAGCCATCCCGAACAGGTAGAGGTACGTCCGCAGCCCCAGCTCGGTCGAGCGCGTGCTCGGCAAGAAGTTCTGCTTGTAGTCCGAGAACGCCGA
This window contains:
- a CDS encoding site-specific integrase; amino-acid sequence: MQTRPYSTKDGMKCWLSTNEQEALLATVENDTRRELAMSLGLCGLRTAEIEAVERRNFRRATSADGSVWKVAIEEGKTGDREVPVPQEVRDLAERLANSAGLRKDEPLVGRATRTLRSWMEGARNQIADSLEDDGRDDDAEEWREVGMHDLRRTWATDTYYKLAMANVPIAETLVMGWGGWVMNEKGRETFREEYLGPEPDFVAVEASDVLGLGASESASSLLK